In one Amaranthus tricolor cultivar Red isolate AtriRed21 chromosome 8, ASM2621246v1, whole genome shotgun sequence genomic region, the following are encoded:
- the LOC130821666 gene encoding uncharacterized protein LOC130821666: MTNEFKFQSLHYTSTIHLIPIEKGLANFPPPSYQNFPPFSFLANLRFRLTSLLSAFSPLLAISRLKASCSTKLWTSHMLSDTQGTQSRMKYRGLILICSQDCYNTSEPNTGILMVEAVAS, translated from the exons AGTTCAAATTTCAATCCTTACATTACACTTCGACAATTCACCTAATCCCAATTGAGAAGGGTCTGGCAAATTTCCCTCCCCCGTCTTATCAAAATTTCCCACCATTCTCCTTCCTCGCCAATTTACGTTTCAGGCTAACTTCTCTCTTATCTGCATTTTCTCCATTGTTAGCGATATCGAGGTTGAAAGCTTCTTGCTCTACGAAATTGTGGACATCTCACATGCTCTCAG ATACTCAAGGGACCCAAAGCAGAATGAAATATAGAGGTTTAATTCTCATATGCAGCCAGGATTGCTACAACACATCAGAACCAAATACAGGAATACTGATGGTTGAGGCAGTAGCGTCTTAA